In Kitasatospora sp. NBC_00240, the following are encoded in one genomic region:
- a CDS encoding maleylpyruvate isomerase family mycothiol-dependent enzyme codes for MQNIVEFPEVLRLIEDRSAAFRAAIASAPDLDVQVPTCPDWTLREMVQHLGDGRRRQAAIVAAGPDAEPPARTDPKGAPTAPRDREALDAWLAESTELMLDALREAGPDRGCWTWWGRSQAPETSGAVARHQIQEIAVHTYDAQLTQGAAEPLPTDVAVEGVDEFLTTVSATSVAWPFKPATIDLHATEGRSWRLTLDADGVRCDDLAADAEPGDMVMRGAASELVLYFYDRVPLDGLETTGDTEPMEQLADWDPNA; via the coding sequence GTGCAAAACATTGTGGAGTTCCCCGAGGTCCTGCGGCTGATCGAAGACCGCTCGGCCGCGTTCCGCGCCGCGATCGCGTCCGCCCCCGACCTTGACGTCCAGGTCCCGACCTGCCCTGACTGGACGCTGCGCGAAATGGTGCAGCACCTCGGTGACGGCCGCCGCCGCCAGGCCGCGATCGTCGCGGCGGGCCCCGACGCTGAGCCCCCGGCGAGGACGGACCCGAAGGGCGCCCCGACCGCGCCCCGCGACCGCGAAGCCCTGGACGCCTGGCTCGCCGAGTCGACCGAGCTCATGCTCGACGCGCTGCGCGAGGCCGGCCCGGACCGCGGTTGCTGGACCTGGTGGGGCCGCTCGCAGGCCCCGGAGACCAGCGGAGCCGTGGCCCGGCACCAGATCCAGGAGATCGCCGTCCACACCTACGACGCCCAGCTCACCCAGGGGGCCGCAGAGCCGCTGCCGACGGACGTCGCGGTCGAGGGCGTCGACGAATTCCTGACGACCGTCTCGGCGACGTCCGTCGCCTGGCCGTTCAAGCCGGCCACCATCGACCTGCACGCGACCGAGGGCCGCTCCTGGCGCCTGACCCTCGACGCCGACGGCGTCCGCTGCGACGACCTCGCCGCCGACGCGGAGCCGGGTGACATGGTGATGCGAGGCGCAGCGAGCGAACTGGTCCTCTACTTCTACGACCGCGTCCCGCTCGACGGCCTGGAGACCACCGGCGACACCGAGCCGATGGAGCAGCTCGCAGACTGGGACCCGAACGCGTAG
- a CDS encoding helix-turn-helix domain-containing protein, producing the protein MSPYNTPTGAQDKIAATITANAGVKHWIIWGCNDENVQGGVTAMENAGISADNVIGVGLGAYLACKDWSGSKPSGMKAALFINGKDVGALAVQTMYDKLKNSKDFPKEGFAPQHDGQPVVPHIPKVTSVSTVHDRATSAQALALRARIVLACDGLDVPSIVAVARELGITADTVRKWRRRFLAERLDGLVDEPRPGRPPSIAVDEVHPRHRPAT; encoded by the coding sequence GTGAGCCCGTACAACACTCCGACCGGCGCTCAGGACAAGATCGCCGCGACGATCACCGCCAACGCCGGCGTGAAGCACTGGATCATCTGGGGCTGCAACGACGAGAACGTCCAGGGCGGCGTCACCGCGATGGAGAACGCCGGCATCAGCGCCGACAACGTGATCGGCGTCGGCCTGGGCGCCTACCTCGCCTGCAAGGACTGGAGCGGCAGCAAGCCGTCGGGCATGAAGGCCGCGCTGTTCATCAACGGCAAGGACGTCGGCGCGCTGGCCGTCCAGACCATGTACGACAAGCTCAAGAACAGCAAGGACTTCCCGAAGGAGGGCTTCGCCCCCCAGCACGACGGACAACCCGTCGTCCCGCACATCCCGAAGGTGACCAGCGTGAGCACAGTCCACGACAGGGCGACGTCTGCCCAGGCGTTGGCTCTGCGGGCTCGGATCGTGTTGGCCTGCGACGGCCTGGACGTGCCGTCGATCGTGGCTGTCGCAAGGGAGTTGGGGATCACCGCGGACACCGTCCGCAAGTGGCGTCGCCGGTTCCTCGCCGAGCGGCTGGACGGCCTGGTGGACGAGCCGCGGCCGGGCCGGCCTCCGAGCATCGCGGTGGACGAGGTTCACCCCCGGCACAGGCCCGCGACGTAG
- a CDS encoding AAA family ATPase, giving the protein MPSILDKNFREDCSKRKHMVGERQVDLRELLMQVDGDSFGDRLHLLPACTDGFLLDAKLVTSREVRVKETALEKALTEQEKEFDFVIVDCPPSLGYAMDNAPYYGTCNGGINQRWTTPSVAA; this is encoded by the coding sequence GTGCCGTCGATCCTTGACAAGAACTTCCGCGAGGACTGCTCCAAGCGCAAGCACATGGTCGGGGAACGGCAGGTCGACCTCCGCGAACTCCTGATGCAGGTCGACGGCGACAGCTTCGGCGACCGACTGCACCTCCTGCCGGCCTGCACCGACGGATTCCTGCTCGACGCGAAACTCGTCACCTCACGCGAGGTCCGCGTCAAGGAGACCGCCCTCGAAAAGGCCCTCACCGAACAGGAGAAGGAGTTCGATTTCGTCATCGTCGACTGCCCGCCCAGCCTCGGCTACGCCATGGACAACGCCCCCTACTACGGGACGTGCAACGGAGGCATCAACCAGCGCTGGACGACGCCGTCGGTCGCGGCGTGA